TTGTCCCCCCTGCCGTAATTGGCCAGCACCACCAGGGCGGAGAGTTGGTCCGGATCAGCCAGAAATACAATCACCCGGGGTTGTTCCCGGGTCGGATCCATATCGCTTAATGGTTTAAAAATCACATATTTTTCAGGCACTTCCATGATAGGCAGGCTGTCAATGAATTTTTTCATCAGCTCCGGGGACTTCATATATCCTTCCCCGTGACGAAATTTTTCCGAAAATTCCCTGCCTGCGGCAGATCCCAGCTTTTCCGCCATATCGCGGCCTTCCTGCCAATTCTCGTTGCCTGTGGACAGAAAATGATAGAAACAGTCAATGCCGCCGGGGAAGTTGAGATACTGGTTTCCGAATCCCAGCCCGACTCCGCCGCCCCAGCAGCCGTAGGTATTTTCATCAAAGGCAGCAATTCTCCCTTTGGCTGCAGCCGCCAGCATCCACATGACACAGCCCCATTTGCCCTGTTTAAAGCCCATGGCCTTCCCGGGTTTATCATCACTCCAGAGTATGGCCACAGGTTGGTATTTTAGGTTAAGCGATCGGGCTATCTTGCTTTCCATGCTTACACCTCCCTATTTGTTGAATTCTTCGCTTTAGGCCCGCTCCTTCCAGTATGCATACTCATGGGGCCATTCTTCCTGATACCAGTTAATCAATTCCTGCATCCTTTTTCGATGCTCCTCCTGCACCTTTTCCACCATAGTAAAACACCTTTTCTCCTCCCAGGCCCTTACCAGGGTCCTGCCTGCATTAAAGGCCTGCTCGCGGCTTTTCTCAGGTACCTGAGTCTTTGGTCCGGTGGGGCCCATGGCGGCCCACACAGCATCAACCGGAACCGCCCCGCTTACCATGAGAAAGTGTTGAAGGTATTGGACAATGGGCCGTTCATCACCCCCTCCGGAGGTTACCACGCATGCCCCGTATTTGCCCTCAAGGGCCATGCAATGGATCAGACTGGAACAACGATCGATAAAGACCTTTAACTGGCCGCTCACGTTGAAGATATAATTTGGCGTGGCCAGGATGATCCCGTCTGCCGCCAGCATCTTTTCCTTTATGGACTCAAACTCGTCCTTTTGCGGGCAGCGGCCTTTTTTGTGGCATTGATCGCAACCCAGGCACGGCTTTACAGAATCGCCTTGAAGAATAATAGTCTCACACGCCGCCCCTTTACTTTCCGCACCTTTTAAGACTTCTCCAAGCAGCTTTCCCGTGTTCCCTCTCTCCCCATGGGGGCTTCCGATGATGCTAAGAATTTTCATGAGATTGCCTCCTTGTGCATCTAAGGTGTTGTCATCGTAAGATCATCAATACCCCAAAAATCAGTATCAGCAAAATAAAAAAAGGGCCGTAAACCCTCTCCAGGGTGCTTGCCCTGACACGGCCCAACCAGATCGGTCCCCAAAAGGCCCCTGCGCCTGCTCCCAAGGAGAGAAAAAAGGCCAGGGTCCAGTCAAACTGGCCCAGCAGCAGGTGACCGGCAAGGCCGGAAACAGCGTTGAAAAAAAGGACAAAGACAGATGTCCCCACCACCATCTTCACCGGAAGGTTTAAGACATAGAGTCCGGCGATGACCGGCGGAGTCCCGCTAAGCCCAAAGAGCCCGGCCATGACGCCGGAAAGAAACCCAAGGAAAAGCCCCAGCAAGATTTTCAATCCACTCATCCGCACCTGCGCCCTGCCGGGTCGATGGGTATCCCTCATTCTCTTTCCGGCCGAAAGACACATCTGAAGAGCCATCAAAAGCATGAATACGCCAAAGGCCTTTTGAAGGAGGCTTGCAGAGACAAGGCTTGATGCATAGGCACCGATCCAGGCACCGATCAGGCCGCCTGCCCCGAAGACTATCCCTACGCCAAGGTCCAGATTTCCC
The DNA window shown above is from Desulfovermiculus halophilus DSM 18834 and carries:
- a CDS encoding DUF169 domain-containing protein; amino-acid sequence: MESKIARSLNLKYQPVAILWSDDKPGKAMGFKQGKWGCVMWMLAAAAKGRIAAFDENTYGCWGGGVGLGFGNQYLNFPGGIDCFYHFLSTGNENWQEGRDMAEKLGSAAGREFSEKFRHGEGYMKSPELMKKFIDSLPIMEVPEKYVIFKPLSDMDPTREQPRVIVFLADPDQLSALVVLANYGRGDNQNVIAPFAAGCQQIGIFPYQEARSERPRAVIGLTDLSARKNLKKQLDRNVFSFAVPWQMFEEMEDNVEGSFLQKETWKDLQAT
- a CDS encoding flavodoxin family protein, which codes for MKILSIIGSPHGERGNTGKLLGEVLKGAESKGAACETIILQGDSVKPCLGCDQCHKKGRCPQKDEFESIKEKMLAADGIILATPNYIFNVSGQLKVFIDRCSSLIHCMALEGKYGACVVTSGGGDERPIVQYLQHFLMVSGAVPVDAVWAAMGPTGPKTQVPEKSREQAFNAGRTLVRAWEEKRCFTMVEKVQEEHRKRMQELINWYQEEWPHEYAYWKERA
- a CDS encoding sulfite exporter TauE/SafE family protein; translation: MQGVTLFILLLFFGFIVGCLVGLFGGGGGFYFVPVLSLVFQVQPQVAVATSLAAIIPTTISASISHFRQGNLDLGVGIVFGAGGLIGAWIGAYASSLVSASLLQKAFGVFMLLMALQMCLSAGKRMRDTHRPGRAQVRMSGLKILLGLFLGFLSGVMAGLFGLSGTPPVIAGLYVLNLPVKMVVGTSVFVLFFNAVSGLAGHLLLGQFDWTLAFFLSLGAGAGAFWGPIWLGRVRASTLERVYGPFFILLILIFGVLMILR